The Campylobacter concisus genome has a window encoding:
- the queF gene encoding preQ(1) synthase — protein MSEEMKYGEKILKEFDVESDLEVWENKQTRDYVIKITLPEFCCLCPRSGYPDFATIYIEYIPNKLVVELKAIKLYINSFMNRNISHEDSINEIYSVLEKKLEPKFMKIVGDFNPRGNVHTVIEISSDLVVKKPAEEKEYAPRSRERSFSDKARERRSTSDRASSRGSRDDKFKKDDKPRRSSNKEGFRKISYADDKKPKVVKKDK, from the coding sequence ATGAGCGAAGAGATGAAGTATGGCGAGAAAATTTTGAAAGAATTTGACGTAGAGAGTGACCTTGAGGTCTGGGAAAATAAGCAAACAAGGGACTATGTCATAAAGATCACTCTGCCTGAGTTTTGCTGCCTTTGCCCTCGCTCTGGTTATCCTGACTTTGCGACGATATATATTGAGTACATACCAAATAAGCTTGTAGTCGAGCTAAAAGCGATAAAGCTTTATATAAATAGCTTTATGAACCGCAACATCAGCCACGAAGATAGTATAAATGAAATTTACTCTGTTTTAGAGAAAAAACTTGAGCCTAAATTTATGAAGATAGTTGGCGACTTTAACCCACGTGGAAATGTCCATACTGTTATCGAGATCAGCTCTGATCTAGTGGTAAAAAAGCCAGCTGAAGAGAAAGAATACGCTCCAAGAAGTAGGGAGAGAAGCTTTAGCGACAAAGCGCGTGAAAGACGTAGCACAAGCGATCGCGCTAGTAGCAGAGGCAGCAGAGATGATAAATTTAAAAAAGATGACAAGCCAAGAAGAAGCTCAAACAAAGAGGGCTTTAGAAAGATAAGCTACGCCGATGATAAGAAGCCAAAAGTAGTCAAAAAGGATAAATAA
- the dnaA gene encoding chromosomal replication initiator protein DnaA — translation MLADEILENLSNQISPEEYQSYIKQLKFNEKASDDNLIVFTAPNELMAKFINTRYSDKIAHLYEVRTGIKPNIEVTATQRTKITKQSQVNVNQIKTQSSILNPSYTFENFVCGASNQYAFLSAKAAAEKPGVLYNPLFIYGTTGLGKTHLLQSVGNHCLNKGKTVICVTSEQFMIDFTSHINNHSMPKFREKYRNCDVLLIDDVQFLGKTDKIQEEFFNTYNELLAKNGQIVMTSDRPPKTLKGFEDRMISRFDKAFMADITPPELDTKIAIIIKKCEFDKIDLNKEVINYIATNMGDNIREIEGAIINLNVFKTLMKEEITLDLAKSILKDLIKEKRENINFDTIVDIVSKELNIKQSDIKSKSRVTNIVEARRIIIYLAKMLTTNSMPQIANYFGMKDHSAVSHNIKKINELIQTNEIFSLKVTELKNKILTKG, via the coding sequence TTGCTAGCAGACGAAATTTTAGAAAATCTTTCTAACCAAATTTCACCTGAGGAATATCAAAGTTATATAAAACAATTAAAATTTAATGAAAAAGCTTCAGATGATAATTTAATAGTTTTTACTGCACCAAATGAATTAATGGCTAAATTCATTAATACAAGATATTCTGATAAAATCGCCCACTTATACGAAGTTAGAACAGGCATTAAACCAAATATCGAAGTCACAGCTACACAAAGAACTAAAATAACAAAACAAAGCCAAGTAAATGTAAATCAAATAAAAACTCAAAGTAGTATTTTAAATCCAAGCTATACATTTGAAAATTTTGTCTGTGGTGCTTCCAATCAATATGCATTTTTAAGTGCAAAAGCAGCCGCTGAAAAGCCTGGTGTACTCTACAACCCACTTTTTATATATGGTACAACTGGTCTTGGTAAAACTCACTTACTTCAATCAGTAGGAAATCATTGCCTAAATAAAGGCAAAACAGTTATTTGTGTAACTAGTGAACAATTTATGATAGATTTTACAAGCCACATAAATAATCACTCAATGCCAAAATTTCGTGAAAAATATAGAAACTGTGACGTATTACTCATTGACGACGTGCAGTTTCTTGGTAAGACAGATAAGATCCAAGAGGAATTTTTCAACACTTACAACGAACTTTTAGCTAAAAATGGTCAAATTGTTATGACTTCAGATCGTCCGCCAAAAACATTAAAAGGCTTTGAAGATAGGATGATATCAAGATTTGACAAAGCTTTCATGGCTGATATCACGCCACCTGAGCTTGATACAAAGATAGCCATCATCATCAAAAAATGTGAATTTGACAAGATCGATTTAAATAAAGAGGTTATAAACTACATAGCTACAAATATGGGAGATAACATCCGCGAAATCGAGGGAGCTATCATCAATTTAAACGTTTTTAAAACTCTTATGAAAGAGGAGATCACACTTGATCTTGCAAAGAGCATATTAAAAGATCTCATTAAAGAAAAACGTGAAAATATAAATTTCGATACCATCGTAGATATAGTAAGTAAAGAACTTAATATAAAACAAAGCGATATAAAAAGTAAATCAAGAGTCACAAATATTGTAGAGGCTAGACGCATCATCATCTACCTTGCAAAGATGCTCACAACAAATTCTATGCCACAAATTGCAAATTACTTTGGTATGAAAGATCATAGTGCCGTTAGTCATAATATTAAAAAAATTAACGAACTAATACAAACAAATGAAATTTTTAGCCTAAAAGTAACTGAACTAAAAAATAAAATTTTGACAAAAGGATAA
- a CDS encoding flagellar hook-basal body complex protein, which produces MMRGFYNGVSGIKTQSFGMDVWSNNISNINNVGFKASIPEFKNLINQNLVSAGSGPTSDQVGLGATKQTTALDMSNGSFQSTDNNFDLAIGGDGFFGVVDKTGKNYYTRTGTFDIDAAGNLVDTRGNMLLGTLANFTPTTPSATALKKYGQTSSAPQAYTVSQEELSLGDPGSQKGITLPHFLFMPAEATTNISLKGNLNSTRITDKKTTALEANEYTYTLDNTNKTISLNGQIPLSTTSLGAKAGDSVVVKVKDGDGKFSEFSTTLEGDGTWQINDKSLKFMDFANLEVNAEVTSLVEVPNKEKLTSDIYNADGTKSLVTINLTKQIPQTGNQTIWDAVATITDANGAVQNTAMGSLTFNGSGRLVANTLTSVGGVNLNFEGDGDADVYNGMTSSANARKDFNIKRDGYAEGLLSKYSVDDHGNIMANFDNSRAFAVAKVALFHFINEQGVAKVGDNLYEATANSGEPFFYKNKAGETVYGAQILANKLEMSNVDLGQALSEVIVTQKAYEASAKSITTSDEMIQTAIQMKK; this is translated from the coding sequence ATGATGAGAGGTTTTTACAACGGGGTTAGCGGCATCAAGACGCAAAGCTTTGGCATGGATGTTTGGTCAAATAACATCTCAAACATAAACAATGTCGGTTTCAAAGCTTCAATCCCTGAGTTTAAAAATTTAATAAACCAAAACCTAGTATCAGCAGGAAGTGGCCCAACTAGCGATCAAGTGGGACTTGGAGCTACTAAGCAAACGACCGCGCTTGACATGTCAAATGGCAGCTTTCAAAGCACTGATAACAACTTTGACCTTGCCATAGGCGGAGATGGCTTCTTTGGTGTTGTCGATAAAACAGGCAAAAACTACTACACAAGAACAGGCACTTTTGACATAGACGCGGCTGGAAATTTAGTAGATACTAGGGGAAATATGCTACTTGGCACGCTTGCAAATTTCACTCCGACCACGCCAAGTGCAACCGCTCTTAAAAAATATGGTCAAACCTCAAGCGCCCCACAAGCTTACACAGTCTCGCAAGAGGAGCTAAGTCTTGGCGATCCTGGCTCACAAAAGGGCATAACACTGCCTCATTTTTTATTTATGCCAGCTGAGGCTACTACAAACATCAGCCTAAAAGGCAACCTAAACTCAACCCGCATAACAGATAAAAAAACGACAGCGCTTGAGGCTAACGAATACACCTACACACTTGATAATACAAACAAGACGATCTCACTAAACGGACAGATCCCACTAAGCACCACATCTCTTGGCGCAAAAGCTGGCGACAGCGTGGTCGTAAAAGTAAAAGATGGCGATGGTAAATTTAGCGAGTTTTCTACCACGCTTGAGGGTGATGGCACTTGGCAGATAAACGACAAGAGCCTTAAATTTATGGATTTTGCAAATTTAGAGGTAAATGCTGAAGTCACCTCGCTCGTTGAAGTGCCAAACAAAGAGAAACTAACCTCTGATATCTACAATGCAGACGGCACAAAGAGTTTGGTCACTATAAATTTAACCAAGCAGATCCCACAAACTGGCAACCAGACCATCTGGGACGCAGTGGCGACCATAACAGACGCCAACGGAGCCGTGCAAAATACGGCGATGGGCTCGCTTACATTTAATGGCAGCGGCAGGCTTGTCGCAAATACGCTAACAAGCGTTGGTGGCGTAAATTTAAACTTCGAAGGCGATGGCGACGCGGACGTTTATAACGGCATGACAAGCTCAGCAAACGCCAGAAAAGACTTTAACATAAAAAGAGATGGCTACGCTGAGGGGCTTTTATCAAAATATAGCGTCGATGACCACGGCAACATCATGGCAAATTTTGACAACTCGCGCGCATTTGCGGTGGCTAAAGTGGCGCTTTTTCACTTTATAAACGAGCAAGGCGTGGCAAAAGTGGGCGACAACCTTTATGAAGCCACAGCCAACTCTGGCGAGCCATTTTTTTACAAAAACAAAGCTGGCGAGACCGTTTATGGGGCGCAAATTTTGGCAAATAAGCTTGAGATGAGTAACGTCGATCTTGGTCAAGCACTAAGCGAGGTGATCGTCACGCAAAAGGCCTACGAAGCGAGTGCAAAAAGCATCACTACAAGTGATGAGATGATACAAACTGCTATCCAGATGAAGAAATAA
- a CDS encoding flagellar basal body rod modification protein, with product MASVSDITTQTTQQKNAEKKAKARQDAAASTGTNPNGQLDKDAFMKLLLTELQHQDPTSPMDTEKMLTQTSQLASVEMQENTNKAMKELVSQLKSNANAYAISALGKMVSTGSNAVTLTDEKKDAKFALYFKTDLANGKIEVKNANGQVVRTTDLNETNAGVHNLAWDGKDASGNQVPNGSYTISATYTGKDGKEYKTQIGNYPVEAVKFVDGKAMMKVAGEYVSMDKVSEYYEG from the coding sequence ATGGCTTCAGTTTCAGATATAACTACACAAACAACACAGCAAAAAAATGCCGAGAAAAAGGCAAAAGCAAGACAAGACGCTGCAGCTAGCACAGGAACTAATCCAAATGGACAGCTAGATAAAGATGCATTTATGAAGCTACTTTTAACCGAGCTTCAGCACCAAGACCCAACAAGTCCTATGGATACTGAAAAGATGCTAACGCAAACTAGCCAGCTAGCATCAGTCGAGATGCAAGAAAATACAAACAAAGCGATGAAAGAGCTAGTAAGTCAGCTAAAGTCAAACGCAAATGCCTACGCTATCTCAGCCCTTGGCAAGATGGTCTCAACTGGCTCAAATGCAGTCACGCTAACAGATGAGAAAAAAGATGCAAAATTTGCGCTTTACTTTAAAACAGATCTTGCAAATGGCAAAATCGAGGTCAAAAACGCAAATGGCCAAGTCGTAAGAACAACTGATCTAAACGAGACAAATGCAGGCGTTCATAACCTAGCTTGGGACGGCAAAGACGCGTCTGGCAATCAAGTGCCAAATGGCTCATACACCATTTCGGCAACTTACACTGGCAAAGATGGCAAAGAGTACAAGACGCAAATAGGCAACTACCCAGTCGAGGCGGTGAAATTTGTAGATGGCAAGGCTATGATGAAAGTAGCTGGCGAATACGTTTCTATGGATAAAGTATCTGAATATTACGAGGGCTAA
- a CDS encoding HD domain-containing protein, with product MISAKLIEHIFKAASISRWNDYPKMTNLVELDKQAHKFIIAYFIAKQEQNADMNYIIEAGIFEFLSRVVVTDIRPDVFHHIQKTKKEQINSWVLSNLETLISDIEDGEFLERFKNHYKNDKTHEKERLILKAASYLATRWEFSIVYQTSQFLSDIDELKAKVEEEMEDYYELIGVRKIAMNQKLARLVDLSGRLRFQKRWAQTPRIPETAVLGHMLVVAILSYFYSLKAKACKKRLENNFFCALFHDLPESLTRDIISPVKYGVKGLNEIISEYEMRLIDERILPFVPEKIKDEFSYILGIRKDGEKFIKDEFENRTYERKIICHEGTMENVNEDKFNSIDGKALKYCDKLSAYIEAGISISYGVKSKELTDGFNNMYKFFSEKPKIDGVDFLEICDDFNEHFGLERPPLR from the coding sequence ATGATAAGTGCTAAGCTTATAGAACATATCTTTAAAGCAGCATCTATATCACGTTGGAACGACTATCCAAAGATGACGAATTTAGTCGAGCTTGACAAACAGGCTCATAAATTTATCATCGCTTATTTTATAGCAAAACAAGAGCAAAATGCTGACATGAACTACATCATCGAGGCTGGAATTTTTGAGTTTTTAAGCAGGGTCGTAGTCACAGACATACGCCCTGACGTCTTTCACCACATCCAAAAGACAAAAAAAGAGCAGATAAATAGCTGGGTTTTAAGTAACCTTGAGACGCTCATCTCAGATATCGAGGACGGCGAGTTTTTGGAGAGGTTTAAAAACCACTATAAAAACGACAAAACTCACGAAAAAGAGCGCCTTATACTAAAAGCAGCCAGCTATCTTGCCACGAGGTGGGAATTTTCTATCGTCTATCAAACGAGCCAGTTTTTAAGTGACATCGACGAGCTTAAGGCGAAGGTCGAGGAGGAGATGGAGGATTATTACGAGCTAATTGGCGTTAGAAAGATCGCTATGAATCAAAAATTAGCCCGCCTTGTAGATCTAAGTGGCAGGCTAAGGTTTCAAAAGCGCTGGGCACAAACGCCTCGTATCCCTGAAACTGCGGTCTTAGGGCATATGCTAGTTGTTGCGATACTAAGCTACTTTTACTCACTCAAAGCAAAAGCTTGCAAAAAACGGCTAGAAAATAACTTCTTTTGTGCACTATTTCACGACCTACCAGAGAGCCTTACAAGGGATATCATAAGCCCTGTAAAATACGGCGTAAAGGGGCTAAATGAGATCATTAGCGAGTATGAGATGAGGCTTATTGATGAGAGGATTTTGCCATTTGTGCCTGAAAAGATCAAAGATGAGTTTAGCTACATCCTTGGCATCAGAAAAGATGGCGAGAAATTTATCAAAGATGAGTTTGAAAATAGAACTTATGAGCGCAAGATCATCTGCCACGAAGGGACTATGGAAAACGTAAATGAGGATAAATTTAACTCGATCGATGGCAAAGCGCTAAAATACTGCGACAAGCTCTCAGCCTACATCGAAGCTGGAATTTCCATAAGCTACGGCGTCAAGTCAAAAGAGCTAACTGACGGCTTTAATAATATGTATAAATTTTTTAGCGAAAAACCTAAGATCGATGGAGTGGATTTTTTAGAAATTTGCGATGATTTTAATGAGCATTTTGGTTTAGAAAGACCCCCTCTCAGATGA
- the typA gene encoding translational GTPase TypA yields MEKIRNIAVIAHVDHGKTTMVDELLKQSGTFNEHQNLGERVMDSNDIERERGITILSKNTAIRYKDTKINIIDTPGHADFGGEVERVLKMVDGVLLLVDAQEGVMPQTKFVVKKALSLGLRPIVVVNKIDKPAGDPDRVINEIFDLFVALDANDEQLEFPVVYAAAKNGYAKLKLSDENKDMQPLFETILAHVPAPSGSDENPLQLQVFTLDYDNYVGKIGIARIFNGKIAKNQNVMLAKADGTKTTGRISKLIGFMGLDRIDINEAGTGDIVAIAGFDALDVGDSVVDPNNPHPLDPLHIEEPTLSVVFSVNDGPLAGTEGKHVTSNKIDERLANEMKTNIAMKYENIGEGKFKVSGRGELQITILAENMRREGYEFLLGRPEVIVKEINGVKCEPYELLVIDAPDDTTGTVIEKLGKRKAEMVSMNPTGDGQTRIEFEIPARGLIGFRSQFLTDTKGEGVMNHSFLEFRPLSGTVEHRTNGALVSMENGVTLAYSLFNLQDRGVLFLDPQAKVYVGMIIGEHSRPNDLDVNPIKGKNLTNVRASGSDDAIKLVPPRKLSLERALEWIEDDELVEVTPINIRVRKRYLDPTERKRKAKL; encoded by the coding sequence TTGGAAAAGATACGAAATATAGCCGTCATCGCGCACGTCGACCACGGTAAGACAACAATGGTTGATGAGCTTTTGAAGCAGTCAGGAACATTTAACGAGCATCAAAACCTTGGCGAGCGTGTAATGGATAGCAACGACATCGAAAGAGAGCGTGGCATCACGATCCTTTCTAAAAACACCGCCATTCGCTACAAAGATACAAAGATCAACATCATCGACACCCCAGGCCACGCCGACTTTGGTGGCGAGGTAGAGCGTGTTCTTAAGATGGTTGATGGCGTTTTGCTACTTGTCGATGCGCAAGAAGGCGTTATGCCACAAACTAAATTTGTCGTCAAAAAGGCGCTCTCACTTGGACTTCGCCCAATCGTCGTCGTAAATAAGATAGATAAGCCAGCAGGCGATCCAGACCGCGTTATAAATGAAATTTTTGACCTTTTTGTCGCACTTGACGCAAACGACGAGCAGTTAGAATTTCCAGTCGTTTATGCAGCTGCAAAAAATGGCTATGCAAAGCTAAAACTAAGCGATGAAAACAAAGATATGCAGCCACTTTTCGAGACTATCCTAGCTCACGTACCAGCTCCAAGTGGTAGTGACGAGAACCCACTTCAGCTTCAAGTTTTCACGCTTGATTATGACAACTACGTCGGCAAGATCGGCATTGCGAGGATTTTTAACGGCAAGATAGCTAAAAATCAAAACGTCATGCTTGCAAAGGCTGATGGCACAAAGACAACTGGTAGAATTTCAAAACTCATCGGCTTTATGGGACTTGACAGGATCGATATAAACGAGGCTGGCACTGGCGACATCGTAGCGATCGCTGGCTTTGACGCGCTTGACGTTGGCGATAGCGTCGTTGATCCAAACAACCCACATCCACTTGATCCGCTCCATATCGAAGAGCCAACTCTTAGCGTTGTATTTTCTGTAAATGACGGCCCACTAGCAGGCACTGAGGGCAAACACGTTACATCAAACAAGATCGATGAGCGCCTTGCAAATGAGATGAAGACAAATATCGCGATGAAGTATGAAAACATCGGCGAGGGCAAATTTAAAGTAAGCGGCCGTGGCGAGCTTCAGATCACCATTTTGGCTGAAAATATGCGCCGCGAGGGCTATGAGTTTTTACTTGGCAGACCTGAGGTCATCGTAAAAGAGATAAACGGCGTAAAATGCGAGCCATACGAGCTTTTAGTCATCGATGCGCCTGATGATACGACAGGCACAGTCATCGAAAAACTAGGCAAAAGAAAAGCTGAAATGGTCTCTATGAACCCAACAGGTGATGGCCAAACAAGGATCGAATTTGAGATCCCAGCGCGCGGACTTATCGGCTTTAGAAGCCAGTTCTTGACTGATACAAAAGGCGAGGGCGTTATGAACCACAGCTTTTTGGAGTTTAGACCACTAAGTGGCACCGTCGAGCACAGAACAAACGGTGCGCTAGTTTCTATGGAAAATGGCGTAACGCTTGCTTATTCGCTATTTAACTTGCAAGATCGTGGCGTGCTATTTCTTGATCCGCAAGCAAAGGTCTATGTGGGCATGATCATCGGCGAGCACAGCCGTCCAAACGACCTTGATGTAAATCCTATCAAAGGCAAAAACCTAACAAACGTACGTGCCAGTGGCAGTGACGATGCGATCAAACTAGTGCCGCCTAGAAAGCTAAGCCTTGAGCGCGCGCTAGAGTGGATAGAAGATGACGAGCTAGTTGAGGTTACGCCTATAAATATCCGCGTTCGCAAGCGCTATCTAGACCCAACAGAGCGCAAAAGAAAAGCAAAACTATAA
- the dnaN gene encoding DNA polymerase III subunit beta, protein MKVLINKNMLESIVTNTNPYLEKRDLSAITSHIYISAKDGVLNIKATDHEIGLAYKLSNAKIVDEGYATANGKKLLDIIKSLKDEEVMLETVNNYLYIKQKNSKYKLPMYKFEDFPEFPTIEGKSKFDVDAVMLGRSLKKILPSIDSNNPKFELNGAFLDIKKDLINIVGTDTRRLSVFKFQTPTEKEFSLIIPKKAINEIQKLFFDKIEIYYDENILIAQSQNFEFFTKLINGKFPDYERVIPKEVRKRLQLSRDKMVDGIKTISMLSDTMKITFAKESITFESVIEDNSEAKTTIDYQTGLEAEDEFFIGIKNRYLLDFLSSIEDENFELGFNESSLAFVVNSKELTTVIMPINL, encoded by the coding sequence ATGAAAGTTTTAATAAACAAAAACATGCTTGAAAGCATAGTAACAAACACTAATCCATATCTTGAAAAAAGAGATCTTAGTGCTATCACTTCTCACATCTACATCTCTGCAAAAGATGGAGTTTTAAACATAAAAGCGACTGATCACGAGATAGGACTAGCATATAAACTAAGCAATGCAAAGATCGTTGATGAGGGTTATGCAACTGCAAATGGTAAAAAACTACTTGACATCATCAAAAGCTTAAAAGATGAAGAAGTAATGCTTGAGACTGTTAACAACTATCTTTATATCAAGCAAAAAAACTCAAAATACAAACTTCCTATGTATAAATTTGAAGACTTCCCAGAGTTTCCAACGATAGAAGGTAAATCAAAATTCGATGTAGACGCTGTTATGTTAGGCAGAAGCTTAAAGAAAATTTTACCAAGTATAGATAGTAATAATCCAAAATTTGAATTAAATGGAGCGTTTTTAGATATTAAAAAAGATCTTATAAATATCGTAGGAACTGATACCAGAAGACTTAGTGTATTTAAATTTCAAACTCCAACTGAAAAGGAATTCTCATTAATAATCCCTAAAAAAGCCATAAATGAAATTCAAAAGCTATTTTTTGACAAGATAGAAATTTATTATGATGAAAATATTTTGATCGCACAAAGCCAAAATTTTGAGTTTTTCACAAAGCTGATAAATGGCAAATTTCCTGACTATGAGCGTGTCATACCAAAAGAAGTAAGAAAAAGACTTCAACTAAGTAGAGATAAAATGGTAGATGGTATCAAAACAATTTCGATGTTAAGTGATACAATGAAAATAACTTTTGCAAAAGAGAGCATAACATTTGAAAGCGTTATAGAAGACAACTCAGAAGCAAAAACGACGATAGATTATCAAACTGGTTTAGAAGCTGAAGATGAGTTCTTTATAGGTATAAAAAATAGATATTTACTTGATTTTTTAAGTAGTATTGAAGATGAAAATTTTGAGCTTGGATTTAATGAAAGTTCTCTAGCATTTGTTGTAAATTCAAAAGAGTTGACAACAGTAATAATGCCAATAAATTTATAA
- the gyrB gene encoding DNA topoisomerase (ATP-hydrolyzing) subunit B: protein MENNYGAENIKVLKGLEAVRKRPGMYIGDTNISGLHHMIYEVVDNSIDEAMAGYCDTIDVELTREGSAIISDNGRGIPVDMHPTEKISAATVVLTVLHAGGKFDKDTYKVSGGLHGVGVSVVNALSKKLVVNIKRDGKLHRQEFAKGIPQSDLEVIKTTNRTGTQVEFWPDDSIFEVTEFDDEILVKRFRELAYLNPKITINFKDQRNGRSESFHFEGGLESFVTDMNKANAVSKAVSFSGGEDDVMVDFALLYNDTYSENLLSFVNNIKTPDGGTHEAGFRAGLTRVITNYVQANAAAREKDTKITGEDIREGLIAVVSVKVPEPQFEGQTKGKLGSSYVKPIVQKMVFDVLTKYFEENPIEARAIMDKALMAARGREAAKKARDLTRKKESMSVGTLPGKLADCQSKDPVISELYLVEGDSAGGSAKQGRDRVFQAILPLKGKILNVEKARLDKILKSDEIKNMITALGCGIGDEFDAEKLRYHKIIIMTDADVDGSHIQTLLLTFFFRFLNKVVENGHIYLAQPPLYRYKKGKKEIYLKDEKALNEFLIETGIEGVDIEGIGSADLIDFLKIVAAYRSVLKELEKRFNVLSAIRYMIENPDIVSKSYNEIFEILRDFLKAEGHNILNHYVSEDEVRIYVQTESGLEELVVNENLFTNPLYEEALYISQKIKERGLDLHSDVIDVLDEVEKNAKKGAYIQRYKGLGEMNPEQLWETTMNPENRRLLKIDINDAISASDTFNLFMGDEVEPRRNYIQDHAKDVKHLDI, encoded by the coding sequence ATGGAAAATAATTACGGCGCAGAAAATATTAAAGTACTAAAAGGGCTTGAGGCGGTTAGGAAGCGCCCAGGCATGTATATAGGCGATACTAACATAAGCGGTCTTCACCACATGATCTACGAAGTCGTTGATAACTCTATCGACGAAGCGATGGCAGGATACTGCGATACGATAGATGTTGAGCTTACACGTGAGGGCTCAGCGATCATTAGCGATAATGGCCGTGGTATCCCAGTAGATATGCACCCAACTGAGAAAATTTCAGCTGCGACTGTTGTTCTAACTGTGCTTCACGCTGGTGGTAAATTTGACAAGGACACTTATAAGGTCTCTGGTGGTCTTCACGGCGTTGGTGTATCTGTCGTAAATGCCCTTTCTAAAAAGCTAGTCGTAAATATCAAACGCGATGGCAAGCTTCACAGACAAGAATTTGCAAAAGGTATCCCTCAAAGCGATCTTGAAGTGATAAAAACTACAAACCGCACAGGTACGCAAGTTGAGTTTTGGCCAGATGATAGCATATTTGAAGTGACTGAATTTGACGATGAAATTTTAGTAAAAAGATTTCGCGAGCTAGCCTATCTAAATCCAAAGATAACTATAAATTTTAAAGATCAAAGAAATGGCAGAAGCGAGAGCTTTCATTTTGAGGGCGGACTTGAGAGCTTTGTAACTGATATGAACAAGGCAAATGCTGTTAGCAAAGCAGTCTCATTTAGCGGCGGCGAAGATGATGTTATGGTTGATTTTGCGCTGCTTTACAACGACACTTATAGTGAAAATTTACTAAGCTTTGTAAATAACATCAAAACTCCAGATGGCGGTACTCACGAGGCTGGCTTTAGAGCGGGTCTTACAAGAGTTATCACAAACTACGTTCAAGCAAACGCTGCTGCACGTGAAAAAGATACAAAGATAACTGGCGAAGATATCCGTGAGGGACTTATCGCAGTTGTAAGCGTAAAGGTGCCAGAGCCACAGTTTGAGGGACAAACAAAGGGCAAACTAGGCTCAAGCTACGTAAAACCTATCGTTCAAAAGATGGTTTTTGACGTGCTTACAAAGTATTTTGAAGAAAATCCTATCGAAGCAAGAGCGATAATGGATAAAGCCCTAATGGCAGCTCGTGGTCGCGAGGCAGCTAAAAAAGCTAGGGATCTAACTCGCAAAAAAGAGAGCATGAGTGTAGGCACACTCCCTGGCAAACTAGCTGATTGTCAGAGTAAAGATCCAGTAATTAGCGAGCTATACCTAGTGGAGGGCGACTCTGCGGGCGGTTCTGCAAAGCAAGGACGTGATAGAGTTTTTCAAGCGATATTGCCGCTTAAGGGTAAAATTCTAAACGTTGAAAAGGCAAGACTAGACAAAATTTTAAAGTCTGATGAGATAAAAAATATGATAACAGCGTTAGGTTGTGGCATCGGAGATGAATTTGATGCTGAAAAGCTTAGATATCATAAGATCATCATCATGACCGATGCTGACGTCGATGGTAGCCACATCCAGACACTTCTTTTAACTTTCTTCTTTAGATTTTTAAATAAAGTTGTAGAAAACGGCCACATCTACCTAGCTCAGCCGCCACTTTACCGCTATAAAAAAGGTAAGAAAGAAATTTATCTAAAAGATGAAAAGGCACTAAATGAATTTCTTATCGAAACTGGCATCGAGGGCGTTGATATAGAGGGTATTGGTAGTGCTGATTTGATTGATTTTTTAAAGATCGTTGCAGCTTATAGAAGCGTCTTAAAAGAGCTTGAAAAACGCTTTAACGTCCTTTCGGCGATCCGCTATATGATAGAAAATCCAGACATCGTCTCAAAAAGCTACAATGAAATTTTTGAAATTTTAAGAGACTTCTTAAAAGCTGAGGGTCACAACATCCTAAACCACTACGTTAGCGAAGATGAGGTTAGAATTTATGTCCAAACTGAAAGCGGCCTAGAAGAGCTTGTGGTAAATGAAAATTTATTTACAAATCCACTCTACGAAGAGGCGCTTTACATCAGCCAAAAGATAAAAGAGCGTGGCCTAGACTTGCATAGTGACGTTATAGACGTGCTTGATGAAGTAGAGAAAAATGCGAAAAAAGGTGCATATATCCAGCGCTACAAAGGTCTTGGTGAGATGAACCCTGAGCAGCTTTGGGAGACTACGATGAACCCTGAGAACAGAAGACTTTTAAAGATCGATATAAACGACGCTATAAGCGCTTCTGATACGTTTAATCTCTTCATGGGCGATGAGGTCGAGCCAAGAAGAAACTACATCCAAGATCACGCAAAAGACGTTAAACACTTGGATATTTAA